The sequence CTTGGTTAAATGCGTTACAGATATTGTGCACACGCTGATGCACGATTTGAGGAAAACGCACAAGAGCAGGTAAACCAATATTTCTTTGCTCTAACTGTTTTACGATCTTACTTAGTGGGACTTGATGATCCGTTTCGCTCGGCGATACATACACCTCACCGTTGTCATCAATGCCATAAAAACCTTGGCTCCAGTGCTTTACGTTATACTCAGCACGGATGCGTTCCAAATTAACCGAATTTTCCAATTCTAGAGACCTCACACTATAGGGCCATCGACAGAAGATACCTCTTTGGAATAGCGAGGTATAACCCAACAAAAAACGTTCGAATACGATTTGTTGGCTGCATTAACCGATATTATGAAGAGCGAGTCCAACCATTGATATTTGTGGTTACGATTACGTTTTTTTATCGACAGATCGACTTAAAGTGACAACTAAGGAATTACAAGGTTTTAGGGAAAAAAACAGACTGAAGTGCATTAAAAATAAAGCACTTTCTAACAAAAATTTAGGTGAATAAAATAGCAATGACGCCTAAAATTCTTAGCTAATTTGGTGATATTAAGTCAGGGTTGCGACAAATATCGGCTCTTCCCTATCACAACTCTCGCTATCACCAAGATAGTCAGTATCCTGTTCTTCCATACCTATTGATGAGTGTTAAATCATGTCCGAAATGTACACCACCTACGCAAAGCAATACGACTCTGCTGCTCGCGATAATATTTATAATGCCCTATTAGAACGCCCATCAACCATAGCCTTACTAGACGATGTTAAAGGGCTCGATATTGTCGACCTTGGTTGCGGCTCAGGTATTTACGCACAATGGTTTATTGACCAAGGTGCCAACAAAGTCACATGTACCGACCTATCTCAAGATATGGTTGACCTAGTGAACGGAAAACAAATCCCCAATGTGTCCGCATACGCGCAAGATGCTGCTCTTGGTTTACCCAAGGAAGCTGATAACAGCGCTGATGTCATCGTGTGCCCATTGGTGCTGCATTACATTGAAGATCTAAAGCCTGTCTTTGATGACGTTTATCGCGTTTTGAAACCGGGCGGCTACATCGTGTTTTCCACTCATCACCCTTTTGCGGATTTTGAGTGCACCCTTTCAGGTAACTACTTTGAGCGCGAATTCATTCAAGAAGAGTGGAACACGGTCGGCACACCCGTTCAGGTGAGCTTCTACCGCCGTTCATTAACCGAGCTTTGCCAAGCTGTCAGCCAATCTGGCTTGCTGATTTCACAAATCACTGAAGGCACAATCGACGAGAAAGCCAAAGCCATCTCTGAAGAAACGTACAAGCGCCTATCGAAAAACGTTAACTTCATCTTTATGCGTTGCGAGAAAGTCTCAGCCTAACCCGTAACCAAATCGCGTGTGCCTTTAACTACCCCAAAGGCACACGATCACTTCTCGTAAACCTGTCATTTCTTCCTTAATACCCGCTTTTCCGTTGTTGGGTCCACTTAACTAAATTGCCAGTTCATTGCACAAAAAATAAACTTTTCTCGC is a genomic window of Vibrio sp. ED004 containing:
- a CDS encoding methyltransferase domain-containing protein — translated: MSEMYTTYAKQYDSAARDNIYNALLERPSTIALLDDVKGLDIVDLGCGSGIYAQWFIDQGANKVTCTDLSQDMVDLVNGKQIPNVSAYAQDAALGLPKEADNSADVIVCPLVLHYIEDLKPVFDDVYRVLKPGGYIVFSTHHPFADFECTLSGNYFEREFIQEEWNTVGTPVQVSFYRRSLTELCQAVSQSGLLISQITEGTIDEKAKAISEETYKRLSKNVNFIFMRCEKVSA